A single window of Deltaproteobacteria bacterium HGW-Deltaproteobacteria-18 DNA harbors:
- the phnF gene encoding phosphonate metabolism transcriptional regulator PhnF, with translation MELQRRSGVALWKQIQDWLEFRIKEGEMPPGSKLPTEQELADRFKVNRHTVRRALTLLAEKDLIRTEQGSGSFVREQIIDYAVGVRTRFHENLLRQERKPRGELISSGVIPATTEVARALDLDKGEPVIVLETLGEADSVRICLASAHFPQNRFPGLDEHFRATGSVTLALRQYGVMDYRRKSTLISSRLPTAREARILRQAKTRPVLVTESINVDPRNWPIEFCETRFASERVQFTIET, from the coding sequence ATGGAGTTACAGCGCAGAAGCGGAGTGGCCCTGTGGAAGCAGATTCAGGATTGGCTGGAATTCAGGATCAAGGAGGGGGAGATGCCGCCCGGCAGCAAACTGCCCACGGAGCAGGAGCTTGCCGACCGATTCAAGGTCAATCGCCACACGGTACGGCGCGCGCTGACCCTTTTGGCGGAAAAGGATCTCATCCGCACGGAACAAGGCAGCGGCAGTTTCGTGCGTGAACAGATCATCGACTACGCAGTCGGCGTCCGCACCCGCTTTCACGAGAACCTGCTGCGCCAGGAACGAAAGCCGCGCGGAGAACTCATCTCCTCAGGCGTCATCCCGGCCACGACCGAAGTGGCCAGAGCCCTGGATTTGGACAAGGGTGAACCGGTCATCGTGCTTGAGACTCTCGGCGAAGCGGACTCGGTGCGAATCTGTCTGGCCAGCGCCCACTTTCCTCAGAACCGGTTTCCGGGACTCGACGAACATTTCCGCGCCACCGGCTCCGTGACCCTGGCGCTGCGCCAGTACGGGGTCATGGATTACCGCCGAAAAAGCACGCTCATCTCGAGTCGCCTGCCCACAGCGCGTGAAGCACGCATCCTGCGACAGGCAAAAACTCGCCCGGTGCTCGTGACGGAGAGCATCAACGTCGATCCCCGAAACTGGCCCATTGAATTCTGCGAAACACGATTCGCCTCGGAGCGGGTTCAATTCACCATCGAAACCTGA
- the phnG gene encoding phosphonate C-P lyase system protein PhnG — protein sequence MSTKQTQRQEWMAALALADEGRLRDAWDSMAERPDYQVVRGPETGLVMIRARSGNVGERFNLGEMTVTRCSVGLAGGVMGHAFIGGMKPGHACLAAVFDALMQLPERREELRLELIEPLLRKRREHLIRRHDEVLPSRVDFFTLVRGEE from the coding sequence ATGTCAACAAAGCAGACACAGCGGCAGGAATGGATGGCCGCACTGGCCTTGGCCGATGAGGGGCGGCTGAGGGACGCCTGGGACAGCATGGCCGAGCGGCCCGATTACCAGGTCGTGCGAGGACCCGAAACCGGATTGGTCATGATCAGGGCACGATCGGGAAATGTGGGGGAACGTTTCAATTTGGGTGAAATGACCGTGACCCGTTGCAGCGTGGGTCTTGCAGGCGGCGTCATGGGTCACGCCTTCATCGGCGGGATGAAACCGGGTCACGCCTGCCTCGCGGCTGTCTTTGATGCCCTCATGCAACTCCCTGAGCGACGCGAAGAGCTGCGCCTGGAACTGATCGAGCCGCTGCTGCGCAAGCGGCGGGAGCACCTGATCAGGCGTCACGATGAAGTGCTTCCGAGCAGGGTGGATTTCTTTACCCTGGTGCGGGGGGAGGAGTGA